Part of the Flagellimonas eckloniae genome, AAAAATTCACTGTAAAATTTATTGACCAACCCATTAAAATAGATGGAGTTCTAGATGAATCCGTTTGGCAGACAGCGGAAAGCGCGCATGATTTTCAACAGTACTTTCCTTCAGACTCTATTTTGGCCAGACAGCAAACGGACATGAAATTTTTATATAGCGAAACCACATTGTATGTGGGCATAAAACTTTCAACCGAAGGGGCTGATTATGTGATTCCTTCTTTAGAAAGAGATTACAGAGCTGGTGGCAATGACAATATAAGTTTAATGTTCGACACCTTCAACGATGGTACCAATGCATTTTTGTTTGGCTCAAATCCATATGGGGTACGGCGAGAAGCACTAATATCAGGCGGTGGTTTCCAAATTGAGGACTTTACCACATCGTGGGATGTTAAATGGCGGGGAGAATCAAAAATTTATGATGGCTACTATATCACCGAATGGGCAATTCCATTAACATCATTTAAATTTAAGGAAGGAGAGACCAAGTGGAGGTTGAATAGTTATCGATTTGATACACAATCCAATGAAACAAGTACATGGATGAAAGTCCCTCAAAACCAAATCATTTTTAACCTTGCCTTTATGGGCGATATGGTTTTTGAAAAACCACTGGGCAAATCTAGAACCCCTATAGCGATAATACCCTATGTAAATGCGTTGTCGCTCAAAGATTATGAAAACAGTGAAAGTACAAATGACATTAATTTTGGGGGCGATGCCAAAATTTCAATTGGAAACGGGATGAACTTGGATGTAACTTTAAATCCTGATTTTTCCAATGTAGAAGTGGATAATTTTTTCACGAACCTAACCAGATTCGAAGTTTCACTTCCAGAAAGAAGACAATTTTTTGTTGATAATAATGACCTATTTGGAACATTTGGAAGTAGTAGGGATTCCAATCCTTTTTTCTCCAGAAGAATTGGTATAGCAGAGGATTTGGATGAAGAAACCATAGAAAATGGGATTATTGGTGGAATCCGTTTAAGTGGTAAACTAAATGAAAATTGGCGTTTGGGCCTGTTGAACATACAGACCGAGGAAGATTTGGAAAATGAGATTCCCAGCAATAACAATACTGTTTTTGCATTGCAGAAAAAGCTTTTTTCAAGATCTAACCTTAGCTTCATATTTGTAAACCGCGAAACTTTTAAGGACTATGACTTTTTGGAAGAAACTGAAAGATATAATCGGGTGGTCGGTCTAGATTATAATTTGGCATCTTCAGACAATACCTGGGTAGGAAAGTTTTTTTATCATCAATCCTTTGCACATGAAATTGGTGATGATAACAGTACAGGTGGAGTTGACCTCCAATACAATTCCAGAAAAATGAACCTTGGTTTACGGGGCAATTTTGTGGGCAACGACTATAGAGCAGATTTAGGCTTTGTCCGTAGAAAAGATATAGTGGCAGCCAGACCCTTTGCCGAGTTCAATTTTTGGCCTGCAAAAGGGAAACTAAATTTCCATGGGTTTCAATTGTACCCAGAGGTGATTTGGATGCCCACGATGGATTACAAAAATACAGATTATAGATTTTTTTCAAGTTGGGCGGCACAGTGGAAATCACAGGAGCGATTTGAAATAAAAATGTTTAACCGATACACTTTTTTAACCGACTCTTTTGACCCCACAGACACGGATGGAGCTCTTGAACTTCCAGCAGACCAAGGGTATTATTACACCAATTTTGAAGTAGAATTTCAAAGTGACCGCAGGAAAGTCTTTTCATATGGTTTTGAACCTGGTTATGGTGATTTCTATAATGGCTCACGGTTTTCATTTGAAGGGGACATGAGTTTAAGACTGCAGCCCAAAGTGTTCCTATCGCTTGGTTTGAATTATGATAGCATTAACCTTCCAGACCCATATCCTAGTGCAGATATATGGTTGGTAAGCCCTAGAATCAATATCACTTTTAATAAGTCTATTTTCTGGTCAACCTTGGTACAATATAGCAATCAACGAGATAATTTAGGTTTCAATTCGCGGTTGCAATGGCGCTTTGCTCCACTTTCAGATTTGTTCATTGTTTATAATGATAACTATTTTGTAAATTCCTTTATGCCCAGAAGTAGGTCTATAAACCTAAAATTTACATACTGGTTGAATATTTAGGATGAATTATAAAATACTTTGTTCAGATTTGGATGGTACCTTATTATCCACAAAAAATGATGTTTCAGATTTCACTGTTTCAGAAATAAAACGCATAAAAAATCAGCTAAGAATCATTCTAGTATCCGCAAGAATGCCAAAGTCCATGACCTATTTGCAAAACAGAATGGACATACAAGAAAACCCTATTATCTGTTACAATGGTGCCTTGGTGATTCAGGGTGGGAAAGAAATAAGTTCTACATTAATTTCCATAACCAGCACAATTAAGTTGAACACTATCTGTAAATCCCATAAAATCAAACTAGGGCTGTATTATAAAGATGAATGGTGTGTGAGCGAGACATCGGAACGTGTAGAAAAGGAGATTTTCAACACAAAAGCCGACCCTACTTTTGAACCAACTGCACAAACTTTGGAAAGATGGAAGGAGGCAAATATTGGTCCACATAAAATAATGCTCATGGGAACAAAGGAAAGTCTGGATAATTTAGCTTTAGAATTACCCGAGGAGTTTTCAGCAGCAATGAATTTTTATCGCTCCAATGATACGCTTATTGAAGCAGCCCCTAAAACCGTTTCCAAACTTTCTGCCATCAAACTTTTATTGAAATCAAATGAATCCCTAACTGATGTTATCGCTTTTGGGGACAATTACAACGATTTGGAAATGCTTAAGAACGTAGGTCTTGGAGTTGCAGTTTCAAATGCACGTGAGGAAGTAAAAACAATTGCCAATAAAGTGACCCTAACCAACAAAGAAAATGGTGTTGCCCAATTCATCAAAGACCATCTTTGATTTTCCTATATTTGAAAATACCATAATAAAGCTTTATGAACCAACTACCATTTACTGAAGATACCGTCATCTTTGGACTTCTATGCCTCTGTTTAGGTTTTGTTTTCTATACATCGTCTATAAAAAAAGGTTTTTGGAAAAAATTCTATGGTATAGTGCCTACCGTACTTATGTGCTATTTATTACCAGCAATTTTGGCAAGCACGGGAATAGTCAGTGAAGAACAATCGCAGACCTATTATGTAGCAAGTAGATATCTTTTACCTGCGGCCCTTATTTTAATGACCTTGAGCATAGATCTTAAGGCCATAGTTAATTTGGGATCCAAAGCCTTGATCATGTTTTTAACGGGAACTGCAGGTATTATTATTGGTGGACCTTTAGCTATTTTGATCGTTTCTATTTTTTCTCCCGAAACTGTTGGTGGAAATGGGTTTGACGCTGTCTGGCGAGGACTTTCCACAATTGCCGGCAGTTGGATAGGCGGGGGGGCCAACCAAGCGGCAATGTTAGAAGTCTTTCAATACAACCCAAAAGAATTCTCGAAAATGGTTTTGGTCGATATTGTAATGGCCAATCTTTGGATGGCAATCCTTTTGTTGGGAATAGGCAAGACCAAAAAAATTGATCGTTGGCTAAAGGCGGATACCTCCTCCATCGAAGAATTGAAGGAAAAAGTGTCAGCCCATACAGCTAAAATTGCTAGGGTAACTTCTCTGCATGATTTCATGATGATGCTTCTTTATGCTTTTGCTGGAGTAGGTATTGCACATTTTTTAGGGCACCACTTTGCTGAATTTTTGGAAAACAGTTTTGAAGTTATCAGAAATAAAGAAAAAATACTTTCGTCCTTGGGTTCTAAATTCCTTTGGATGGTGGTGTTTGCCACAGCTATCGGTATTGGGCTATCTTTTACCAAGGCCAAAAATTATGAAGGGGCTGGCGCCAGTAAAATTGGCGGCATGTTCATATATATTTTGGTGGCAACCATTGGAATGAAAATGGATTTAGGTCGTGTTTTGGAAAATCCCGGTCTGATTGTGGTTGGACTTATATGGATAACAATACATGCCGGACTTTTGATTTTGGTCGCCAAATTGATTAAAGCACCTTACTTTTTTCTTGCCGTGGGAAGTCAGGCAAATGTGGGAGGAGCAGCTTCGGCACCCGTGGTTGCAGCGGAATTCCATCCCTCATTAACATCGGTTGGTATCCTTTTGGCAGTGTTTGGCTATGTGGTGGGTACGGGTGGAGCGTATTTATGTGCCCTGCTTATGGAAGTGGCTTCAAAAGTTTAATTATTAAATAAGTTTATGCATATTTGCCCTGCTTAAATTTCTCCAATGAAAAAAATTCTGTTTATAGTCGTGGTTGGGTTCGCCATTTTGTCCTGTGAAAAAAAGACAGAAAATACCATGACCGTTTCTGGAAATATAAAGGGTTTAAAAAAGGGGACTTTATATCTACAACACTTTCCTGATTCAACTTTAATTGTTTTGGATTCCTTGAACATTAAGGGTGATGGAGCGTTCACCTTTTCACATGAACTTGAAAGTCCTGAAGTATTCTACCTATATCTAAAAAAAGAGGATAATAATGATATTAATGATCGTATCACATTTTTTGGAGAACCAGGTGAAATCTTCATCAATACGGCATGGAATACTTTTGACACCGACTCCGAAATTTCTGGTTCAAAATCTCATGAGAAAATGATTGAGTTCACTGAGATGATGTCCAATTTCAATATTAAAACACTTTCATTGATTCAACAAGGTGCTTTGCCCGAGTTTCAAGAAGATTCCATTGCTATGGATTCCTTACAAAAACTTAGTGATCAAAATGTAGTGAACAGATATCGGTATACCTTAAACTTTGGATTGATAAATAGCGATTCTTATGTAACTCCATATCTTATGATTACAGAGGCAAAAGAAGCAAATCCAAAATATCTGGATTCGGTTTACAATTCGCTTACGCCAGAAGTAGCGTCCTCAAAATATGGAATGATATTTAAGGAGTTTTTGGATAAGCAGAAAACTGACTAATCGCCAAGTTTGTTCAACTCTTCAACAAGTCCGGTAGCTTTTTTTTCCAGTTCTACCCGAATCTTTTTAAAATGTGCTTTGCTATCCGTAACTTCTTTTTCATGAATCATGGACATAAGCTCGTCAAAAACCGCAATGGCTTTATCAATAATGACAGAACCTTCTTCGGAATCCTTGTTATTGGAGCCTGCCTCCCATAGGTAAACGGCTTCTATGATATCTCCTAAAACAAAATTGACATCTTTCTTTAAATCGCGAATACTTGCCATACAGTTATTTTTTCAAATGTACTATTAAATGGTAACTTCTAAAAGTTTGGCACCCTCAGTAATTATGTTGATCAAAGTGCTTGATGCTGCCAATAAAACCGTTTCTCCTTTTTTGATTGATGTACTGCCCCAATCATTTGATATTTCTGCAGCTCCATTCACACACATATAAATTGTGAATGAATCTCTATTTGTAACGTTTTGCTCTAAATCACCAGTTAAATCCATAAAATTGGTCTTAAAGTAAGGACAATCCACCATCGTATTTGCCGTATCCTTTGTTGTTGGGTAATTTACCTTAAAGTCGTCTTTTTGTTCGTAATCTATGGCATCAAGAGCTAAATCCGTATGCAATTCCCTAAGATTGCCATGAGCATCCTTTCTATTGAAATCAAAAATTCGATAGGTAAGATCTGAAGTTTGCTGTATTTCCGCCAGCACTACTCCGGCACCAATGGCATGGATTTTTCCAGTATTGATAAAAAAAGTATCGCCCTCGGTTACAGGTACATAATTCAACAAGTCGAGTAGAGTGTCATTTTCCAGACTTTCTGTATACTCTTCTTTGGTTACATCCTTATTGAAACCAATAATAAGATTGGCACCAGGATCAGTGTCCATAATATACCACATTTCAGTTTTTCCAAAGGAATTATGGCGTGATTTGGCAAGTTCATCATTGGGATGCAATTGAATGGATAAATCTTTTTTGGCATCTATGAACTTGATTAGAATGGGAAACTCTTCCCCAAACCTTTCTACAACACTAACCCCAAGAAGAGCTTTGGCATTATCATTTAGCAATTGCTGGAGTGATGTACCGGCCAAACTACCATTCGAGACTATGGAAACGTTGTCTTTTACAGCAGACAGTTCCCAACTTTCGGCCGCAGTATCAGTTGTACTGGGCTTGCCAAATAAATCTTTCAGTTTGGTTCCGCCCCAAAGTCTATAATGCATAATGGGATCAAACTTCAAAGGGTATAGTTCATTCATTACTTATATCAAATTAAATAGAAAACTTAAATTATTGATTGAGAATTTATCCAGAATAGGTTACAAAATTACGTGGAGTTTCATAAAGAAGCACTTCCAGTTCATTTGTTTTTTTTATATGGGGTCTAAGTTTGTTCCAAATGACCACAGCAATATTTTCAGCAGTTGGATTAAGATTCTTGAAATCAGGAACATCCTCATTAAGATTTTTATGGTCCAAAGCTTCTTCAACATGTTCTTTTATCAAATCCTTTAGCACTTTCATATCCATTACATAACCAGTTTCTTGGTCTATTTCACCCTTTACACTAACAATCAAATCGTAATTATGTCCATGATAATTGGGATTGTTGCATTTTCCAAAGACTTCGTCATTTTTCTCAAAGCTCCAATCTGACCTATAAAGCCTATGGGCAGCATTAAAATTTGCCTTTCTACTAACCTTCACTTTCATAGCTTATCAGTATTATCCATAATATGGTTGTAAAAGCGTTCAAAAATAATCTTGAACCAAGCTGTGTAATTATCAGGGTTCTCGGCTATATCTTTTTTGATTTCTGAAGGATGCATCCATTTCCAATCCGCTACTTCGTCTGGATTAATTTTGGGGAGTAGATTATACTTCCCCATCATAACATGATCTAGTTCATGTTCCGTTAATCCATTGTCAAAAGGGGCTTTGTATATAAATGAAAACAATTCTTTTAGTTCAGTTTCAAAACCCATTTCTTCTGATAAACGACGTTTTCCAGCTTCTATATTACTTTCGCCGTCCCTTTGGTGGCTGCAGCATGTATTTGTCCAAAGTAGTGGTGAATGATATTTGTCTTTTGCGCGTTGTTGCAGCATGGTCTGCCCACTATCGTTCATAATAAAAACCGAAAAAGCTCTGTGAAGAACAGCTTTCTCATGGGCTTCCATTTTAGGCATTAATCCAATAGGCTCATCAGCCTCGTTGACCAATATCACATTTTCCTCTTTCATAGGGTAAAAATATGACGTTTGTCAGGAAATAAATAAATAGAAGGTCTAAAATGTTATTAAAAATGCACTTAAAAGAAACGGGGAGATTTTAAATTACCAAGGTTTTTGATAA contains:
- a CDS encoding type I phosphomannose isomerase catalytic subunit is translated as MNELYPLKFDPIMHYRLWGGTKLKDLFGKPSTTDTAAESWELSAVKDNVSIVSNGSLAGTSLQQLLNDNAKALLGVSVVERFGEEFPILIKFIDAKKDLSIQLHPNDELAKSRHNSFGKTEMWYIMDTDPGANLIIGFNKDVTKEEYTESLENDTLLDLLNYVPVTEGDTFFINTGKIHAIGAGVVLAEIQQTSDLTYRIFDFNRKDAHGNLRELHTDLALDAIDYEQKDDFKVNYPTTKDTANTMVDCPYFKTNFMDLTGDLEQNVTNRDSFTIYMCVNGAAEISNDWGSTSIKKGETVLLAASSTLINIITEGAKLLEVTI
- the idi gene encoding isopentenyl-diphosphate Delta-isomerase, coding for MKEENVILVNEADEPIGLMPKMEAHEKAVLHRAFSVFIMNDSGQTMLQQRAKDKYHSPLLWTNTCCSHQRDGESNIEAGKRRLSEEMGFETELKELFSFIYKAPFDNGLTEHELDHVMMGKYNLLPKINPDEVADWKWMHPSEIKKDIAENPDNYTAWFKIIFERFYNHIMDNTDKL
- a CDS encoding DUF5916 domain-containing protein; amino-acid sequence: MSKFRFVFITILLPFLFFAQTDNKKFTVKFIDQPIKIDGVLDESVWQTAESAHDFQQYFPSDSILARQQTDMKFLYSETTLYVGIKLSTEGADYVIPSLERDYRAGGNDNISLMFDTFNDGTNAFLFGSNPYGVRREALISGGGFQIEDFTTSWDVKWRGESKIYDGYYITEWAIPLTSFKFKEGETKWRLNSYRFDTQSNETSTWMKVPQNQIIFNLAFMGDMVFEKPLGKSRTPIAIIPYVNALSLKDYENSESTNDINFGGDAKISIGNGMNLDVTLNPDFSNVEVDNFFTNLTRFEVSLPERRQFFVDNNDLFGTFGSSRDSNPFFSRRIGIAEDLDEETIENGIIGGIRLSGKLNENWRLGLLNIQTEEDLENEIPSNNNTVFALQKKLFSRSNLSFIFVNRETFKDYDFLEETERYNRVVGLDYNLASSDNTWVGKFFYHQSFAHEIGDDNSTGGVDLQYNSRKMNLGLRGNFVGNDYRADLGFVRRKDIVAARPFAEFNFWPAKGKLNFHGFQLYPEVIWMPTMDYKNTDYRFFSSWAAQWKSQERFEIKMFNRYTFLTDSFDPTDTDGALELPADQGYYYTNFEVEFQSDRRKVFSYGFEPGYGDFYNGSRFSFEGDMSLRLQPKVFLSLGLNYDSINLPDPYPSADIWLVSPRINITFNKSIFWSTLVQYSNQRDNLGFNSRLQWRFAPLSDLFIVYNDNYFVNSFMPRSRSINLKFTYWLNI
- a CDS encoding Cof-type HAD-IIB family hydrolase, whose amino-acid sequence is MNYKILCSDLDGTLLSTKNDVSDFTVSEIKRIKNQLRIILVSARMPKSMTYLQNRMDIQENPIICYNGALVIQGGKEISSTLISITSTIKLNTICKSHKIKLGLYYKDEWCVSETSERVEKEIFNTKADPTFEPTAQTLERWKEANIGPHKIMLMGTKESLDNLALELPEEFSAAMNFYRSNDTLIEAAPKTVSKLSAIKLLLKSNESLTDVIAFGDNYNDLEMLKNVGLGVAVSNAREEVKTIANKVTLTNKENGVAQFIKDHL
- a CDS encoding 6-pyruvoyl trahydropterin synthase family protein, with protein sequence MKVKVSRKANFNAAHRLYRSDWSFEKNDEVFGKCNNPNYHGHNYDLIVSVKGEIDQETGYVMDMKVLKDLIKEHVEEALDHKNLNEDVPDFKNLNPTAENIAVVIWNKLRPHIKKTNELEVLLYETPRNFVTYSG
- a CDS encoding DUF4369 domain-containing protein; its protein translation is MKKILFIVVVGFAILSCEKKTENTMTVSGNIKGLKKGTLYLQHFPDSTLIVLDSLNIKGDGAFTFSHELESPEVFYLYLKKEDNNDINDRITFFGEPGEIFINTAWNTFDTDSEISGSKSHEKMIEFTEMMSNFNIKTLSLIQQGALPEFQEDSIAMDSLQKLSDQNVVNRYRYTLNFGLINSDSYVTPYLMITEAKEANPKYLDSVYNSLTPEVASSKYGMIFKEFLDKQKTD
- a CDS encoding DUF819 domain-containing protein; this encodes MNQLPFTEDTVIFGLLCLCLGFVFYTSSIKKGFWKKFYGIVPTVLMCYLLPAILASTGIVSEEQSQTYYVASRYLLPAALILMTLSIDLKAIVNLGSKALIMFLTGTAGIIIGGPLAILIVSIFSPETVGGNGFDAVWRGLSTIAGSWIGGGANQAAMLEVFQYNPKEFSKMVLVDIVMANLWMAILLLGIGKTKKIDRWLKADTSSIEELKEKVSAHTAKIARVTSLHDFMMMLLYAFAGVGIAHFLGHHFAEFLENSFEVIRNKEKILSSLGSKFLWMVVFATAIGIGLSFTKAKNYEGAGASKIGGMFIYILVATIGMKMDLGRVLENPGLIVVGLIWITIHAGLLILVAKLIKAPYFFLAVGSQANVGGAASAPVVAAEFHPSLTSVGILLAVFGYVVGTGGAYLCALLMEVASKV